A window of the Cicer arietinum cultivar CDC Frontier isolate Library 1 chromosome 6, Cicar.CDCFrontier_v2.0, whole genome shotgun sequence genome harbors these coding sequences:
- the LOC101489223 gene encoding chlorophyll a-b binding protein CP29.1, chloroplastic: MATATATAATSSFIGTRLRAVETVSGRVQARFGFGKKKTAPKKTSRPGPTTDRPLWFPGAKSPDWLDGSLVGDYGFDPFGLGKPAEYLQFDLDSLDQNLAKNLAGDVIGTRTEFDDVKSTPFQPYSEVFGLQRFRECELIHGRWAMLATLGALTVEWLTGVTWQDAGKVELVEGSTYLGQPLPFSITSLIWIEVLVIGYIEFQRNAELDPEKRLYPGGKFFDPLGLAADPEKKAVLQLAEIKHARLAMVAFLGFAVQAAATGKGPLNNWATHLSDPLHTTIIDTFSSS, encoded by the exons ATGGCAACTGCAACAGCAACTGCTGCCACCTCATCCTTCATTGGAACTCGTCTCCGTGCAGTGGAGACGGTTTCCGGTAGGGTTCAAGCCCGATTCGGATTCGGAAAGAAGAAAACCGCACCGAAGAAAACATCAAGGCCTGGTCCGACTACCGACCGTCCGTTGTGGTTTCCCGGAGCAAAATCGCCGGATTGGCTTGACGGAAGCTTGGTCGGAGATTACGGATTCGATCCGTTTGGTTTGGGGAAACCGGCGGAGTACTTGCAATTCGATCTTGATTCGCTTGATCAGAATTTGGCAAAGAATCTTGCCGGAGATGTGATCGGAACTAGGACGGAGTTTGATGATGTTAAATCGACGCCGTTTCAACCTTATAGTGAGGTTTTTGGACTTCAGAGGTTTAGAGAATGTGAATTGATTCATGGTAGGTGGGCTATGCTTGCTACTCTTGGTGCTCTTACCGTTGAATGGCTTACCGGTGTTACTTGGCAAGACGCCGGAAAG GTGGAGCTTGTGGAAGGATCAACATATCTAGGACAACCACTTCCATTCTCAATCACAAGTTTAATTTGGATAGAAGTTCTAGTAATTGGATACATTGAATTCCAAAGAAATGCAGAGCTTGACCCAGAAAAGAGACTATACCCAGGTGGCAAATTCTTTGACCCACTTGGCTTAGCTGCTGACCCAGAGAAGAAAGCAGTTCTTCAATTGGCTGAAATCAAACATGCTCGTCTTGCAATGGTTGCTTTCCTTGGTTTTGCAGTTCAAGCTGCTGCTACTGGTAAAGGCCCTCTTAATAATTGGGCTACACATTTGAGTGATCCTCTTCACACTACCATCATTGACACCTTTTCTTCCTCTTAA
- the LOC105852405 gene encoding uncharacterized protein: protein MAAYDMEKTTFFTAYGTLCYKVMSFGLKNAGATYQRAMKRLKKAYEKKIRPREFQEGDLVLKKILPIQKDYPGKWTPNYEGPYVVKKAFSGGALILTNMDGKDLALPVNSNAVKKYYA, encoded by the exons atggctgcCTATGATATGGAAAAAACAACTTTCTTCACTGCTTAtggaacattgtgttacaaggTAATGTCTTTTGGTCTAAAGAATGCTGGGGCAACCTACCAAAGAGCTATG aaaagactGAAGAAAGCGTATGAGAAAAAAATACGTCCCCGAGAATTCCAGGAAGGTGATCTGGTGCTGAAAAAAATCTTACCCATTCAAAAGGATTATCCTGGGAAATGGACTCCTAACTATGAGGGACCATACGTCGTGAAGAAAGCTTTCTCAGGTGGAGCTTTGATCCTTACGAATATGGATGGAAAAGATTTAGCTCTTCCTGTAAACTCAAACGCCGTAAAAAAGTATTAtgcttaa